A portion of the Natronococcus sp. AD-5 genome contains these proteins:
- a CDS encoding cation:proton antiporter: MAAESTTLIDVGVLFAAAALAGLVANEINQSVIPFYILVGMVLGEYVLGRIDFPALLGTDLVPHGSELALLDTDFVHLGAELGIVLLLFFLGLEFNLDRLIAAKERIGKAGTVDLLINFGIGLLFGYAIFRSFLPAVLTAGIVYISSSAIITKSLIDLGWIANDEADPMLGTLVYEDLFIAVYLAIASALVLGGDDVGEAAGQIGTAVAFILVLLLLVYLGTAWFQRSLETDSHEFVVLRALGITVLVSGAALALGVSEAVAAFFVGMAFSSTDHVHDLENLLEPLRDTFAAVFFFWIGLITDPTLFPGVAGLVALAALLTAPSKLVSGYLGGRIYDLDERRSVRVGLGMTTRGEFSLIIASVAIAGSGAGIAEGTAETIYAFAVGYVLFMSILGTTLMQYAGRIEDVVVPVLERRSGPAPRSTDD, translated from the coding sequence GTGGCAGCTGAATCGACCACGCTGATCGACGTCGGCGTCCTGTTCGCGGCCGCGGCACTGGCCGGGCTCGTCGCGAACGAGATCAACCAGTCCGTCATCCCATTTTACATCCTCGTCGGAATGGTGCTGGGCGAGTACGTGCTCGGTCGGATCGACTTCCCGGCGCTGCTCGGCACGGATCTGGTCCCGCACGGGTCGGAACTCGCGCTCCTCGATACCGACTTCGTCCACCTCGGAGCCGAACTCGGGATCGTCCTCCTGCTGTTCTTTCTGGGGCTCGAGTTCAACCTCGATCGGCTGATCGCCGCCAAGGAGCGGATCGGAAAGGCGGGAACGGTGGACCTGCTGATTAACTTCGGAATCGGCCTGCTGTTCGGCTACGCGATCTTCCGGTCGTTCCTTCCGGCCGTTCTCACCGCCGGCATCGTCTACATCTCCTCGAGCGCGATCATCACGAAGTCGCTGATCGACCTCGGCTGGATCGCGAACGACGAGGCCGATCCGATGCTCGGCACGCTCGTCTACGAGGACCTCTTCATCGCCGTCTACCTGGCGATCGCGTCCGCGCTCGTCCTCGGCGGCGACGACGTCGGCGAGGCGGCCGGACAGATCGGCACCGCTGTGGCGTTCATCCTCGTCTTGCTCCTGCTCGTCTACCTCGGGACCGCCTGGTTCCAGCGCAGCCTGGAGACGGACTCCCACGAGTTCGTCGTGCTTCGCGCGCTCGGGATCACCGTCCTCGTCTCGGGCGCCGCGCTCGCGCTCGGGGTCAGCGAGGCCGTCGCGGCCTTCTTCGTCGGGATGGCCTTCTCCTCGACCGACCACGTCCACGACCTCGAGAACCTGCTCGAGCCGCTTCGCGACACCTTCGCGGCGGTCTTCTTCTTCTGGATCGGGCTGATCACCGATCCGACGCTGTTCCCCGGGGTCGCGGGCCTCGTCGCGCTCGCGGCCCTGCTGACGGCCCCGTCGAAGCTCGTCAGCGGCTACCTCGGCGGCCGCATCTACGACCTCGACGAGCGCCGCTCGGTGCGAGTCGGCCTCGGCATGACGACCCGCGGCGAGTTCTCGCTCATCATCGCGAGCGTCGCGATCGCGGGTTCGGGAGCGGGAATCGCCGAGGGAACGGCGGAAACGATCTACGCCTTCGCCGTCGGCTACGTGTTGTTCATGAGCATCCTCGGCACGACGCTCATGCAGTACGCCGGCCGGATCGAGGACGTCGTCGTCCCGGTGCTCGAGCGCAGGTCGGGACCGGCGCCACGATCGACCGACGATTGA
- a CDS encoding cation:proton antiporter regulatory subunit encodes MTIYESDLPGVGKKFEVELDGGERLVIVTHNTGKREVYVKSDADADSDKLFELSDQLARKVGTILEGAYFQPVRTDRVETMLSDETFLEWYNVDGNAELAGVSIADAKVRERTGVSVVAIQRGDEVITPPTPETVIEADDTVVVVGEQEDCLEFEKLISDANGA; translated from the coding sequence ATGACTATCTACGAGAGCGACCTCCCGGGCGTCGGGAAAAAGTTCGAGGTCGAACTCGACGGCGGCGAACGGCTCGTTATCGTGACTCACAACACGGGCAAGCGAGAGGTTTACGTGAAATCGGACGCGGACGCCGACAGCGACAAGCTGTTCGAGCTGTCGGATCAGCTCGCCCGGAAGGTCGGGACGATCCTCGAGGGCGCGTACTTTCAGCCGGTCCGGACCGACCGCGTGGAGACGATGCTCTCCGACGAAACGTTCCTCGAGTGGTACAACGTCGACGGGAACGCCGAACTCGCGGGCGTTTCGATCGCCGACGCGAAGGTCCGCGAGCGGACGGGCGTCTCCGTCGTCGCGATCCAGCGCGGCGACGAAGTCATCACGCCGCCGACCCCGGAGACCGTCATCGAAGCCGACGACACCGTCGTGGTCGTCGGCGAGCAGGAGGACTGTCTCGAGTTCGAGAAATTGATCAGCGACGCGAACGGAGCCTGA
- a CDS encoding methylglyoxal synthase: MTRVALIAHDEKKPDLIEFAQAHESQLRKYELIATGTTGKRLIAETGLEIERKESGPLGGDLMIGAEVAEDKLDGIVFLRDPLRAQPHEPDISALLRICDVHDTALATNLASAEFLIEGLAE, translated from the coding sequence ATGACGCGCGTCGCACTCATCGCTCACGACGAGAAGAAGCCGGATCTCATCGAGTTCGCGCAGGCGCACGAGTCGCAGTTACGGAAGTACGAACTGATCGCGACCGGGACGACGGGCAAGCGGCTGATAGCGGAAACCGGCCTCGAAATCGAGCGAAAGGAGTCGGGTCCGCTCGGCGGGGACCTGATGATCGGCGCCGAAGTCGCGGAGGACAAGCTGGACGGGATCGTCTTCCTGCGCGATCCGCTGCGGGCCCAGCCTCACGAGCCGGACATCTCCGCGCTCCTGCGGATCTGCGACGTGCACGACACGGCGCTGGCGACGAACCTCGCGTCGGCCGAATTCCTCATCGAGGGACTCGCCGAGTAA
- a CDS encoding VOC family protein has product MSNLSAHHVGLTVSDLEKTLAFYREALGLELVDRFEVGGDAFADAVDVDGASARFAHLETDGVRLEIVAYDPEAPARPTSDLNEPGAAHVGLAVDDLEGFYEGLPDEVPTLSEPRTTESGTSICFLRDPEGNLVEVLEA; this is encoded by the coding sequence GTGTCCAACCTCAGCGCACACCACGTCGGACTCACCGTCAGCGACCTCGAGAAAACGCTCGCGTTCTACCGCGAGGCGCTCGGCCTCGAACTCGTCGATCGGTTCGAGGTCGGCGGCGACGCCTTCGCCGACGCCGTCGACGTCGACGGCGCGAGCGCCCGCTTCGCCCACCTCGAGACCGACGGCGTTCGGCTGGAAATCGTCGCGTACGATCCCGAAGCGCCTGCTCGACCGACCTCCGACCTCAACGAGCCGGGAGCGGCCCACGTCGGACTCGCCGTCGACGACCTCGAGGGCTTCTACGAGGGCCTCCCCGACGAAGTTCCGACGCTCAGCGAGCCGCGAACGACCGAGAGCGGAACGTCGATCTGCTTCCTGCGCGACCCCGAGGGGAACCTCGTCGAGGTGCTCGAGGCGTAA